The following are encoded in a window of Flavobacterium cupriresistens genomic DNA:
- a CDS encoding alpha/beta hydrolase, whose protein sequence is MKNYLLKKTVLSLFLLIGMLNQILAQNQIIPLWKTIPGEIKAADYKENETVKDGKVQSSSLVTIPTLTVFLPKEIKPNQTAVIILPGGGYSHLAIAKEGTKVAEWFTSMGIVAFVLKYRLPSDLIMKDKAIGPLQDAQESVRYVRQNAAKWNIDTTKIGIMGFSAGGHLASTLATHYEEKVYETASKVSARPDFSLLIYPVISMQNEITHKGSQTNLLATTPSSALIDSFSNEKRVTAQTPPAFLVHATDDEVVLPENSINYYLALKKNKVTAELHLYEKGGHGFGLGVNGTSKYWTKDCEEWLKSNGY, encoded by the coding sequence TTGAAAAACTACCTCTTAAAAAAAACAGTCTTATCTCTCTTCCTGCTTATAGGGATGCTAAATCAAATACTAGCGCAAAATCAGATAATCCCGCTTTGGAAGACCATTCCCGGCGAAATTAAAGCAGCCGATTATAAAGAAAACGAAACTGTAAAGGACGGAAAAGTACAAAGCAGCAGTTTGGTTACGATACCTACTTTAACGGTCTTTTTGCCCAAAGAAATCAAGCCAAATCAAACGGCGGTAATTATTCTTCCAGGTGGTGGATATTCGCATTTGGCCATTGCTAAAGAAGGCACAAAAGTCGCGGAATGGTTTACTTCTATGGGAATCGTAGCTTTTGTTCTCAAATACAGATTACCCAGTGATTTAATCATGAAAGATAAAGCGATTGGTCCTTTGCAGGATGCACAGGAGTCTGTACGTTACGTGCGACAAAATGCAGCGAAATGGAATATTGATACAACTAAAATTGGAATCATGGGTTTTTCGGCCGGTGGTCATCTGGCTTCCACACTCGCAACACATTATGAGGAGAAAGTATACGAAACAGCATCAAAAGTAAGTGCGCGTCCGGATTTTTCACTTTTAATATATCCTGTAATTTCAATGCAAAACGAAATAACACACAAAGGCTCTCAAACGAATTTACTAGCTACAACTCCGTCTTCTGCATTAATCGATTCTTTTTCTAATGAAAAAAGGGTCACTGCCCAGACTCCACCTGCCTTTTTAGTGCATGCAACAGATGATGAAGTGGTTCTGCCGGAAAATAGTATTAATTACTATTTGGCCCTTAAAAAAAATAAAGTTACCGCTGAGTTACATTTATATGAAAAAGGAGGTCATGGTTTTGGATTGGGTGTGAATGGCACCAGTAAATATTGGACAAAAGATTGTGAGGAATGGTTAAAGAGTAATGGATACTGA